One Enterococcus silesiacus genomic window carries:
- a CDS encoding transcriptional antiterminator — translation MKVLKVFNNNVSLVLNDDNIEEIIMGKGVGFNKREGDVIDSARIEKRFVLEGNNSVSNLDNLLARIDIEDIELASDIIQLGEAELEQSIDDSILLTLSDHIGFVLNRAAEGLQMRSPLEWDIKQIYTKEYAFALKAVQMMREKTGIEIPNQEAAFITLHFVNAYNSTSNMNETMLTTKIIQSIIDIIKYHYGKEYDETSYDFTRFITHIRYFVKRQLDKEVSSNEDSSLINLIAVKYEQDYQCAVKIKTFLKQQYDWTISNDELMYLTLHLNRLSSNQ, via the coding sequence ATGAAAGTACTGAAAGTTTTTAATAATAATGTTTCTTTGGTTTTAAATGATGACAACATCGAAGAAATCATTATGGGCAAAGGCGTCGGCTTCAACAAGCGTGAAGGTGATGTGATCGATTCAGCTCGGATTGAAAAAAGATTTGTTCTTGAAGGTAATAATTCCGTTAGTAACTTAGATAATCTGCTTGCACGAATCGATATTGAAGATATTGAACTGGCCAGTGATATTATTCAATTAGGCGAAGCAGAATTAGAACAATCGATCGATGATTCCATTTTACTGACATTGTCCGATCATATCGGTTTTGTCTTAAATCGAGCCGCGGAAGGTTTACAAATGCGTTCACCACTAGAATGGGACATCAAACAGATTTACACAAAAGAATATGCATTTGCATTAAAAGCCGTTCAGATGATGCGGGAGAAAACAGGTATTGAGATTCCAAATCAAGAAGCAGCTTTTATTACCCTTCATTTTGTCAATGCCTATAACTCTACTAGCAATATGAACGAAACGATGCTGACAACCAAAATCATTCAAAGCATTATTGATATTATTAAATATCACTATGGCAAAGAATACGATGAAACATCCTATGATTTTACTCGTTTCATTACCCATATTCGTTACTTTGTCAAAAGACAGCTAGATAAAGAAGTTTCATCAAATGAGGATTCGTCCTTGATCAATCTAATTGCTGTGAAATACGAACAAGATTATCAGTGTGCAGTTAAAATCAAAACATTTTTGAAACAACAATACGATTGGACGATTTCAAATGATGAATTGATGTACTTAACCCTTCACTTAAATCGCTTATCAAGCAATCAATAG
- a CDS encoding thioredoxin, whose amino-acid sequence MEKLQTIQEVVTFINENHLAFLYVSQEDCSVCHALRPKLTELLKHYPKIKLREVEADKVKVISAEYLIFSAPTLLFFVDGKEYLREGKFVQFKKLTDAIEQIYSFEENKG is encoded by the coding sequence ATGGAAAAATTACAAACAATTCAAGAGGTAGTGACCTTTATCAATGAAAATCATCTTGCGTTCTTATATGTCTCGCAAGAAGATTGTTCGGTGTGTCATGCACTTAGACCTAAATTGACCGAGCTATTAAAACACTATCCTAAAATCAAACTAAGAGAAGTGGAAGCGGATAAAGTCAAAGTAATTTCAGCTGAATATTTGATTTTTTCAGCCCCAACCTTACTTTTTTTCGTCGATGGAAAAGAGTATCTTCGTGAAGGAAAGTTTGTTCAGTTTAAAAAATTAACCGACGCAATCGAGCAAATTTATTCATTTGAAGAAAATAAGGGATAG